The Neobacillus sp. PS3-34 genome has a window encoding:
- a CDS encoding YgzB family protein, with product MAKYSSKINKIRSFALSLIFIGFIVMYGGIFFRTSPLIMTIFMILGLLFIIASTVVYFWIGMLSTKTIQVVCPSCGKPTKMLGRVDMCMYCNEPLTLDPKLEGKEFDEDYNKKGNEK from the coding sequence TAAAATAAATAAAATACGCTCATTTGCATTAAGCCTGATTTTTATAGGCTTTATTGTAATGTATGGAGGTATTTTTTTCCGCACTTCTCCTTTAATTATGACGATTTTTATGATTTTAGGGCTTTTATTTATCATCGCTAGTACAGTAGTATATTTTTGGATCGGCATGCTATCGACGAAAACCATTCAGGTGGTTTGCCCAAGCTGTGGAAAACCCACAAAAATGCTTGGCCGAGTGGATATGTGCATGTATTGCAATGAACCATTAACACTTGACCCTAAGCTTGAAGGAAAAGAATTCGATGAGGACTATAATAAAAAAGGAAACGAAAAATAG
- the perR gene encoding peroxide-responsive transcriptional repressor PerR — MSQPQLKEALDTLKETGVRITPQRHAILEYLINSMSHPTADDIYKALEGKFPNMSVATVYNNLRVFREVGLVKELTYGDASSRFDFITTDHYHVICEKCGKIVDFSYPGLDEVEHLASHVTGFKVGHHRMEIYGTCPDCAVKEAH, encoded by the coding sequence ATGTCACAGCCCCAATTAAAAGAAGCTTTGGATACGTTGAAGGAGACAGGAGTGAGGATTACTCCCCAACGTCATGCGATACTCGAATATTTAATAAACTCGATGTCGCATCCTACTGCTGACGATATATATAAAGCGCTGGAGGGGAAGTTCCCCAACATGAGTGTGGCGACAGTTTACAACAATTTGAGAGTATTTCGTGAGGTTGGACTGGTAAAGGAATTGACTTATGGAGATGCCTCAAGCAGGTTCGATTTCATTACGACAGATCACTACCATGTTATTTGTGAAAAGTGCGGAAAAATTGTTGATTTCAGCTATCCGGGTTTAGATGAAGTGGAACATCTTGCTTCACATGTAACAGGCTTTAAAGTAGGCCATCACCGCATGGAAATTTACGGCACCTGTCCGGATTGTGCGGTTAAAGAGGCACATTGA
- a CDS encoding cob(I)yrinic acid a,c-diamide adenosyltransferase: MKIYTKTGDKGSTSLIYGQRVAKNDPRVEAYGTCDETNSMIGLALSYLKGEFFPGKEELEAVFHQIQTNLFHVGAELATPKGKEVKWSVSEEDIKKLELQIDEWESTLTPLTNFILPGGHPAGAAFHVARTTARRSERCAVGLEEVNPLVLAYLNRLSDLLFVTARYVNDKLGMEEKILHGR, from the coding sequence ATGAAAATTTATACGAAAACAGGGGATAAAGGCTCTACCTCACTTATTTATGGCCAGCGTGTGGCGAAAAATGATCCTAGAGTAGAAGCCTATGGAACATGCGATGAAACGAATTCGATGATTGGCCTTGCTCTCAGTTACTTGAAAGGTGAATTTTTCCCTGGCAAAGAAGAGCTAGAAGCAGTGTTTCATCAAATACAAACCAATCTATTTCACGTAGGTGCAGAGCTTGCGACTCCTAAGGGAAAAGAAGTAAAATGGAGCGTTTCAGAAGAGGATATAAAAAAACTAGAACTTCAGATAGATGAATGGGAATCTACCCTTACACCGTTAACAAATTTTATTCTACCTGGAGGACATCCAGCAGGGGCAGCGTTTCACGTAGCAAGAACAACAGCCAGGCGTTCTGAAAGGTGTGCAGTCGGGCTGGAAGAAGTAAACCCATTGGTCCTTGCATACCTGAACAGGCTTTCGGACCTGTTATTCGTAACCGCCCGTTATGTTAATGATAAACTGGGAATGGAAGAAAAAATTCTCCATGGCCGTTAA
- the bcp gene encoding thioredoxin-dependent thiol peroxidase produces MTIQTGAAAPDFALQATNGEMVKLSDFKGKNVVLYFYPKDMTPGCTTEACDFRDQHEQFGQLGAVILGISPDPIDRHKKFMEKYGLPFLLLSDPDHQVAEAYDVWKLKNNFGKEYMGIERSTFVIDKEGKIAKEWRKVKVKGHVEEALEFIKGNI; encoded by the coding sequence ATGACGATACAAACAGGAGCTGCAGCACCTGATTTTGCTTTGCAAGCAACAAACGGAGAGATGGTAAAATTATCGGATTTCAAAGGGAAAAATGTTGTTCTCTACTTTTATCCGAAAGATATGACACCTGGCTGTACAACGGAAGCATGTGACTTTCGCGACCAGCATGAACAATTTGGCCAGTTAGGAGCGGTGATCTTGGGTATCAGCCCTGATCCGATTGACCGCCATAAGAAATTCATGGAGAAATACGGTTTGCCCTTTTTATTGTTATCTGATCCTGATCATCAAGTGGCAGAAGCTTATGATGTATGGAAGCTGAAAAATAACTTTGGAAAAGAATATATGGGGATTGAAAGAAGCACGTTTGTAATCGATAAAGAAGGTAAAATTGCCAAAGAGTGGAGAAAAGTTAAAGTAAAGGGCCATGTGGAAGAAGCTCTCGAATTTATTAAGGGGAATATATAG
- a CDS encoding potassium channel family protein, which translates to MFYLLLTLIVFCIFMSLKTLFSPYKIKGKLVSFENFMFLTTIYVTVMIGFGLIYSLLHLNGYPALGDTSSVRPANGFADTLETSIYFSAMTLFSVGHGDIVPLGAGRVIAIIEALIGYTIPAAFVAKAVFDMEHKPPIVK; encoded by the coding sequence ATGTTCTATTTGCTGCTTACTTTAATTGTCTTTTGTATATTCATGAGTTTAAAAACTCTGTTTTCACCTTATAAGATAAAAGGAAAGCTCGTATCCTTTGAAAATTTCATGTTCTTAACAACCATTTACGTAACGGTAATGATTGGCTTTGGACTAATTTATTCATTGCTCCATTTAAACGGATATCCCGCTCTTGGTGATACATCTTCTGTACGCCCCGCGAATGGGTTTGCTGACACTCTTGAAACAAGTATTTATTTTAGCGCGATGACGCTCTTTTCGGTCGGTCATGGAGATATTGTACCACTTGGAGCAGGGAGAGTGATTGCTATTATTGAAGCGTTAATTGGATATACCATTCCCGCAGCGTTTGTAGCTAAAGCAGTATTCGATATGGAACATAAACCACCGATTGTAAAATAG
- a CDS encoding ATP-binding cassette domain-containing protein encodes MNINAIEVKDLRKEFKSYSSRTGLKGAFRDLFTRNYKVMAAVNDISFSVRQGEMVGYIGENGAGKSTTIKMLTGILTPTSGQIIVNGMNPHKEREKFVQTIGVVFGQRSQLWWDIAVQESFRLLKKVYKVSDAHYNEHMDHVIKTLDIEPLLDKPVRKLSLGQRMRCELAAALIHNPPLLFLDEPTIGLDVLVKLKIREFLKEINEKYNTTILLTTHDLSDIEALCERVIMLDEGNIIYDGALNSLKAKWGEGKELQFQFVEKVDMAALRDLTIGMPVKWELDEKKQIFSALIDDIDELISQVIAKVAAAYKIKDMKINEITTEEIIRNIYEKGSV; translated from the coding sequence ATGAACATCAATGCAATAGAAGTAAAGGATTTACGAAAAGAGTTTAAGTCTTATTCGAGCAGAACGGGATTAAAAGGTGCGTTTAGAGACCTTTTTACCAGAAATTATAAAGTCATGGCAGCTGTTAACGATATTAGTTTTTCAGTCAGGCAGGGGGAAATGGTTGGTTACATAGGGGAAAACGGTGCCGGAAAGTCAACTACCATAAAAATGCTGACGGGCATTCTAACCCCTACTTCCGGACAAATTATTGTAAACGGAATGAATCCACACAAGGAAAGGGAAAAATTTGTCCAAACAATTGGAGTTGTTTTCGGGCAGCGCTCCCAGTTATGGTGGGACATTGCCGTCCAGGAATCCTTCAGGCTATTAAAAAAGGTATATAAGGTTTCGGACGCCCATTATAACGAGCATATGGACCATGTGATCAAGACACTGGATATTGAACCGCTATTGGACAAGCCGGTCCGAAAATTATCTTTGGGACAGAGAATGCGTTGCGAATTAGCTGCAGCTTTAATCCATAACCCGCCATTACTGTTTCTCGATGAACCAACAATTGGTTTGGATGTACTTGTAAAACTAAAAATCCGAGAATTTTTAAAAGAAATAAATGAGAAGTATAATACAACGATTTTGCTGACTACCCATGACCTGTCAGATATTGAAGCCCTATGTGAACGGGTAATCATGCTGGACGAAGGAAACATCATTTATGACGGAGCATTGAACAGCTTAAAGGCTAAATGGGGAGAAGGAAAAGAGCTTCAATTTCAATTTGTGGAAAAAGTCGACATGGCAGCATTACGTGATTTGACCATTGGCATGCCGGTGAAATGGGAGCTTGATGAAAAGAAACAGATTTTCTCCGCACTCATTGATGATATAGATGAGCTGATTTCACAGGTGATCGCGAAAGTGGCTGCTGCTTATAAAATAAAGGATATGAAAATCAATGAAATCACTACAGAAGAAATCATTCGCAACATCTATGAAAAAGGATCAGTCTAA
- a CDS encoding glutamate synthase-related protein, with protein sequence MNQNWTPSLFKDFHNQEHDACGIVACLEKNNLPTRKNIFNCIDALVTMNHRAGFINGEGDGVGIHIDIPRTLWKAKLADAGLNPEISVLDGFVVGHVFISSKADIPLVKDQLRKKLATYGLQLIFETDQATDSSALGPIAIQENPVFWQIACLSNKSGSSLSKELFHALVDFEKNEAVHVASLSQHHAVYKVMGAGDILPHYYDDLASPLVASTMTLGHNRYSTNTLSSFFRVQPFSVLGHNGEINTIARLRDEARMIGVPLVEGGSDSQDLSRTMETLICRDEYSLFEAMDLVFPPIINEIKAYPEHLQDLYTYMRESWGHFAQGGGIISRFGDEAVFSVDALGLRPLWMLETDSSYLFSSEQGIIPSSEFVNEPKPLAPGEKVGFKWKGSKLELFEQRAFQEEVYSRFSKRVELKEVRSRLYPPVFEKTVTMAHPDKIHNGQYKAFGWERDHIQLIEQMAEKGIEPIRSLGHDAPLAALNPERKNIPDFIKESVAVVTNPAIDRDREMEHFSTRVIIGKRPSLFTNETACQVIELTSPLLLEGRAGYDCSASIQQPSFDQLAQFFLERKSAAYLSATFNHGEEIAAALERLACEAVEAVQPGKSFLILDDAKAHQDDALWLDPHLAAAAVNQALVKAELRRSCSIVLRSAALRSLHDIVTAYGLGADLVNPYYMFLTVLDDSVTPLLNLYTALTKGLEKVISTIGIHELRGYGRLFSAIGLNEQIASVLGIVNFFGSTELIYNFASMKEDAIARAADFQNDNERIGKTFHLFPRIWKAIGDVASTGDYNAYREKITEQETGNPTTIRHLTALKTSNSTISPDNVDISVGEHSLPFVISSMSFGSQNETAFRAYAEGAERLNMVSLNGEGGEIKDMLGKYPKTRGQQVASGRFGVNAELLNSSNLLEIKIGQGAKPGEGGHLPGSKVTAKIAEARNATIGSDLISPSNNHDIYSIEDLAQMILELKTANDQAKIAVKVPVVPNIGTIAVGVAKAGADIITLSGFDGGTGAARIHALQHVGLPVEIGVKAAHNALLESGLRNQVELWADGGIKSALDVMKVMLLGANRVGFGTLSMLAIGCTTCRGCHLDTCHVGIATQIDSEAQAKEHGLRRFVPRQLDLAVQGLINLFTGFSQELKVLAASAGIKNLQDAVGRSDLLEQINGQHQLDLSYLLKPLEISQFSQHGENFSLQHAQEQVAVGAEYLDASIEQLNTSREFYSITSEQRVLGSRVSCHRVRGRLDGSYRQLPAVKLAYREGSIPGNGLGAYNTEGINIVINGGAQDGIGKTAFGGSITVLKSPGKNGRYYNGSVGKGFGYGAQKGLLIAQGNADARAGIRLSGADIIIGGRIERPISENEAGNIGSNANIKGFAFEYMTNGRALVLGDPGPWICAGMTGGVVYVRHQPDKGLTKEAIQRRVAKGAKVSVSALGEKGKKDLQELLGNYVEILAADGQKDEADELKALLATPENHFVAILPVKEQADPSVSTE encoded by the coding sequence ATGAATCAAAACTGGACCCCTTCGCTTTTTAAAGATTTTCATAATCAGGAACATGATGCATGCGGAATTGTCGCATGCCTGGAAAAAAATAATTTGCCTACAAGGAAAAATATCTTCAACTGCATTGATGCACTTGTCACTATGAATCATAGGGCAGGCTTTATTAATGGAGAGGGTGACGGAGTTGGCATTCACATCGATATTCCGAGAACACTTTGGAAAGCAAAACTTGCAGATGCAGGGCTTAACCCTGAAATTTCCGTTCTAGACGGATTCGTTGTCGGACATGTATTTATCAGCAGCAAAGCTGACATTCCACTCGTTAAAGATCAATTAAGAAAAAAGCTAGCAACCTATGGACTCCAGCTAATATTTGAAACCGATCAGGCAACCGATTCTTCTGCTCTTGGACCAATTGCGATTCAAGAAAATCCTGTATTCTGGCAAATTGCCTGTCTATCAAATAAAAGCGGCTCCTCACTATCCAAAGAATTATTCCATGCCCTTGTCGATTTTGAGAAAAATGAAGCTGTCCATGTCGCTTCACTCAGCCAGCATCATGCCGTCTATAAAGTAATGGGTGCGGGAGATATTCTTCCACACTATTATGATGACCTTGCCAGCCCACTTGTAGCTTCAACAATGACTCTGGGCCATAACCGCTATTCCACGAATACTTTATCAAGTTTTTTCAGGGTTCAGCCATTCAGCGTGCTCGGACATAATGGAGAAATCAATACAATTGCCAGATTGAGAGACGAAGCCAGGATGATTGGCGTTCCTCTAGTTGAAGGCGGCAGTGACTCCCAGGATTTAAGCCGCACAATGGAAACTCTTATCTGCCGGGATGAGTATTCTTTATTCGAAGCAATGGATTTGGTGTTCCCACCAATTATTAATGAAATAAAAGCATACCCGGAACATCTTCAAGATTTGTACACGTATATGAGAGAAAGCTGGGGACATTTTGCGCAAGGTGGAGGGATCATCTCCCGGTTTGGCGATGAGGCGGTATTCAGTGTCGATGCCCTCGGCCTTCGTCCGCTCTGGATGCTTGAAACCGATAGCTCTTATTTATTCTCTTCTGAACAGGGCATCATTCCTTCAAGTGAGTTTGTAAATGAGCCAAAGCCGTTGGCACCTGGTGAAAAAGTAGGCTTTAAATGGAAAGGCAGCAAATTGGAGCTTTTTGAACAAAGAGCATTTCAGGAAGAAGTATACAGCCGTTTTTCAAAACGCGTCGAGCTCAAGGAGGTACGCAGCAGACTTTATCCTCCAGTTTTTGAGAAAACAGTCACGATGGCACACCCGGATAAAATCCATAATGGACAATATAAAGCGTTTGGCTGGGAGCGTGACCATATTCAGTTAATCGAACAGATGGCTGAAAAAGGGATTGAGCCTATTCGCTCCTTAGGGCACGATGCACCGCTTGCAGCCCTGAATCCTGAAAGAAAAAATATTCCCGATTTTATTAAGGAAAGTGTAGCTGTTGTCACCAATCCGGCAATTGACCGTGATCGGGAGATGGAACATTTCTCAACCAGGGTTATTATCGGAAAGCGTCCATCCCTTTTCACAAATGAAACTGCCTGCCAGGTCATTGAACTCACCTCTCCTCTTCTTTTAGAAGGAAGAGCTGGTTATGACTGCTCGGCGTCAATACAGCAGCCTAGCTTTGACCAATTGGCACAATTCTTTTTAGAGCGAAAATCGGCTGCCTATTTATCTGCAACTTTTAATCATGGTGAAGAAATTGCCGCAGCACTTGAAAGGCTTGCTTGTGAAGCTGTCGAAGCTGTCCAGCCAGGGAAATCCTTCCTTATCCTGGATGATGCCAAAGCCCACCAAGACGATGCACTGTGGCTCGATCCCCATTTAGCTGCAGCTGCCGTTAATCAGGCACTTGTGAAAGCTGAATTACGAAGAAGTTGTTCGATTGTTCTGCGGTCAGCAGCCCTTCGCTCGCTTCATGACATTGTGACAGCTTATGGTCTGGGAGCAGATTTGGTTAACCCTTACTATATGTTCCTGACTGTATTGGATGACTCAGTGACTCCTCTGCTGAATCTTTACACTGCGCTTACTAAAGGGCTGGAAAAGGTCATTTCGACGATCGGGATCCATGAATTAAGAGGCTATGGGCGTTTATTTTCCGCAATAGGCCTTAATGAACAGATTGCATCAGTTCTCGGTATTGTTAATTTCTTTGGTTCAACTGAACTTATATACAATTTCGCAAGCATGAAGGAAGATGCCATTGCAAGGGCAGCTGATTTCCAAAATGATAACGAACGAATCGGAAAAACATTCCATCTGTTCCCGCGCATCTGGAAAGCAATTGGCGATGTAGCGTCAACTGGCGATTATAATGCTTATCGTGAAAAAATCACAGAGCAGGAAACTGGAAATCCGACGACGATTCGCCATTTAACAGCCTTAAAAACGAGCAACTCAACTATCTCCCCCGACAATGTTGATATCAGTGTGGGGGAGCACAGCCTTCCGTTTGTTATTTCTTCGATGTCGTTCGGTTCTCAAAATGAAACAGCTTTCCGCGCATATGCGGAAGGGGCAGAACGTTTAAATATGGTCAGCCTAAACGGCGAAGGCGGAGAAATAAAGGATATGCTCGGTAAATATCCTAAAACGAGAGGCCAGCAGGTTGCTTCCGGAAGATTTGGAGTAAACGCGGAACTATTAAATTCTTCAAATCTATTAGAAATAAAAATTGGCCAGGGTGCGAAGCCAGGAGAAGGCGGCCACCTTCCGGGATCGAAGGTGACCGCGAAAATCGCTGAAGCCCGAAATGCCACCATTGGTTCGGATCTTATTTCCCCTTCCAATAACCATGACATATATTCGATTGAAGATTTGGCACAAATGATTCTCGAGTTAAAAACAGCCAACGACCAGGCTAAAATTGCCGTTAAGGTCCCAGTAGTTCCAAATATCGGTACCATTGCTGTCGGTGTGGCAAAAGCAGGCGCTGATATTATTACCCTGAGCGGATTTGACGGCGGTACAGGTGCAGCACGAATCCATGCACTCCAGCATGTAGGCCTTCCGGTTGAAATTGGTGTAAAAGCTGCCCACAATGCCCTTCTTGAAAGCGGTCTTCGCAACCAGGTCGAGCTTTGGGCTGACGGAGGAATTAAAAGTGCCCTCGATGTTATGAAGGTCATGCTTCTAGGGGCGAATCGCGTAGGTTTTGGTACCTTATCTATGCTTGCGATTGGATGCACAACCTGCAGGGGCTGCCACTTGGATACATGCCATGTCGGTATTGCTACCCAAATTGATTCTGAAGCCCAGGCAAAGGAACACGGATTAAGGCGTTTCGTTCCACGCCAGCTTGATTTGGCCGTCCAGGGATTGATAAATCTTTTCACAGGATTCTCCCAAGAGTTAAAAGTGCTGGCAGCATCCGCTGGGATCAAAAACTTGCAGGATGCTGTCGGAAGATCAGATTTGCTGGAACAAATTAATGGGCAGCATCAGCTTGACCTGTCTTATTTGCTTAAGCCGCTTGAAATATCTCAATTCAGCCAGCATGGGGAAAACTTTTCACTACAGCATGCACAGGAGCAGGTTGCTGTCGGGGCTGAATACCTCGATGCCAGTATTGAGCAATTGAATACATCACGTGAATTTTACAGCATCACATCTGAACAGCGCGTGCTAGGAAGCAGGGTTTCCTGTCACAGGGTCCGGGGCAGATTGGATGGCTCTTATAGGCAGCTACCTGCTGTCAAGCTTGCCTACCGGGAAGGTTCGATACCAGGGAATGGGCTCGGTGCGTATAACACAGAGGGAATTAATATTGTTATTAACGGAGGAGCGCAGGATGGCATCGGAAAAACAGCCTTTGGAGGAAGTATTACAGTCCTCAAATCACCCGGCAAAAACGGCCGATACTATAATGGCTCTGTCGGAAAAGGTTTTGGCTACGGTGCTCAAAAGGGCTTGCTTATCGCCCAGGGAAATGCCGATGCACGGGCAGGCATAAGACTTTCGGGAGCTGACATCATTATCGGCGGGCGAATTGAAAGACCTATCTCTGAAAACGAAGCAGGAAATATCGGCTCCAATGCCAATATTAAAGGATTTGCGTTTGAATATATGACGAATGGACGCGCTCTTGTTCTAGGTGACCCTGGCCCATGGATTTGCGCCGGAATGACTGGCGGTGTCGTATATGTCCGGCACCAGCCTGATAAAGGGCTGACGAAGGAAGCCATTCAGAGAAGGGTCGCTAAAGGAGCCAAAGTTTCAGTATCCGCATTAGGAGAAAAGGGTAAAAAAGATTTACAGGAGCTTTTAGGCAACTATGTTGAAATCCTTGCTGCTGACGGCCAGAAAGATGAAGCAGACGAATTGAAAGCATTGTTAGCCACTCCAGAGAACCACTTTGTTGCAATCCTGCCGGTTAAAGAGCAGGCAGATCCATCCGTTTCGACTGAATAA
- a CDS encoding aromatic acid exporter family protein, protein MKLGARILKTGIAIILSLYLGQLVHSPSPVFAGIAAIFAVQPTIYRSYRSIIEQIQGNLIGAVLAMFFVLALGNHIVVIGLAAIIVITINLKMKIENTIGLSLVTLVAIMESPGGNFIQFSAIRFSTIMLGVFAAFIVNLVFLPPKYENKLYFKISNTTEEILRWIRLSSRHASDHNLLKNDIDKLKDNMIKIGQLYLMYKEERYYLKKNDLVKSRKLVIYRQMISATKKALDTLKRLHRFENELHLLPEGFQQSIQEQLDCLINHHEQLMLRFIGKIRNQTVYEEGALCLNKKELFGLFLLRQKEVSEQDDGHLYHTMQIVSTIIDYGEQVEHLDTLITSFQSYHQDENEIKIDENSIE, encoded by the coding sequence ATGAAGTTAGGCGCCCGCATTTTGAAAACGGGAATAGCAATTATTTTATCTTTATATTTAGGACAGCTGGTTCATTCCCCTTCGCCAGTCTTTGCTGGCATCGCTGCAATTTTTGCCGTCCAGCCGACCATCTACCGTTCATACCGATCGATTATTGAACAAATTCAGGGTAATCTTATTGGTGCCGTGCTAGCCATGTTTTTTGTATTGGCGTTAGGGAACCATATTGTCGTCATTGGCCTTGCAGCCATTATCGTTATCACCATCAACTTGAAAATGAAAATTGAAAACACAATCGGGTTATCCCTGGTTACACTTGTCGCCATTATGGAATCACCTGGTGGAAATTTCATTCAGTTTTCTGCGATACGTTTCTCTACCATTATGCTTGGAGTTTTCGCCGCTTTTATCGTTAATCTTGTCTTTCTTCCTCCTAAATATGAAAATAAGCTTTATTTTAAAATTTCCAATACAACAGAGGAAATACTTCGCTGGATCCGATTAAGCTCGAGGCATGCGTCGGACCATAATCTATTAAAAAATGATATCGATAAGTTAAAAGATAACATGATTAAAATCGGACAACTTTACTTAATGTACAAAGAAGAACGTTATTACCTAAAAAAGAATGATTTAGTTAAGTCCAGGAAGCTTGTCATTTACAGGCAGATGATTTCTGCCACAAAGAAAGCCCTGGACACACTTAAACGGCTGCATCGTTTCGAGAACGAGCTACACCTTTTGCCGGAGGGATTCCAGCAGTCAATTCAAGAACAGCTTGATTGCCTTATCAATCACCATGAGCAGCTTATGCTGCGCTTTATCGGGAAAATTAGAAATCAGACTGTATATGAAGAAGGGGCATTATGTTTAAATAAAAAGGAACTTTTCGGACTTTTTTTATTGCGCCAGAAGGAAGTATCTGAGCAAGACGATGGCCATTTATATCACACGATGCAAATCGTCTCAACCATCATCGACTACGGGGAACAAGTTGAGCATTTAGATACGTTAATCACGAGCTTTCAATCCTACCACCAGGATGAAAATGAAATAAAAATTGATGAAAATTCCATAGAATAA